From Abyssibius alkaniclasticus:
ATCGGCGCCCAACTCCTTGGATAGCCGCTCGGTTTCCGCATCGAACATCAGGAACACGAATTTCGGCTTGCCGCCCCGGCGTTTGATGAAGTCAATCACCTCTTTATGCTGGAGCAGATAGTTGTTGATGTCTTCGATCGACTGAAACTCGGCATGGGGCTGCTCGGAGGGGCAGAACACGTTGGGGTGCTTGCCACCGTAACAGTCGATATAGCAGATATACTTGAAGTTCTTCACCCATTCATCCAGCCCCAGAAGGTTGAAATTCGTGGCCGAGATGAAGTAGATCGGGTCTTCATTCCGGTGGAAAAAGCGCCGGATTTCGGAGATGTTTTTTAGCTCTTTGGCCATTGTCTAATCCTTTTTCAGTGCGGCTGCGGGTTTGGGTTTTGCGGGTCTGGGCAGTGAGGCGAGCGCCTCGGCAGTGAATACGCGCAGGCCCAGATCGGCGCGGTAGCCATGAATTTCGTTCACATCGAGCGCGCGCATGAAGGCCAGAATCTCGCGGCTGATCACCTGACCGGGCACAAGAATGGGAAAGCCCGGCGGGTAGGGGATGATGAAGCTGGCCGAAACCACCTCTTCGCCCGCCTCAAGCAGGTCATGAAGCGCGCCGTCCAGCTCCAGATAGTCGCAATTCTTCTCGTCATAACTCAGGTAATAGGCGGTGCGGATATCGCCCTCGGGGGTTATATCATCGGGGCGGAACGCATCGTGAAAGCGGCTGAAATCCGGCAGGGGCGGAAAGTTTTCGGTGAGGTTTTTCACCCGACGGTCGAATGACAGCCGTTCCATTTTCGAGGCATCGTCGAGCAGCTCATCCAATTCGTTGGCAATTTCGACCAGCACTTCGATGAGATAGGCGACCGAGCTGCGCGTTGTGCCGATATTGGTCATGAACAGCACGGTATTGCGCGAGGTCTTGTTGATCTGGATGCCGTATTTGTCCATCAGCACATCGTTCTTGAACGTATCGCCATCCCAGCCGGTGCCGCCAACCGCAAGGGTTACGCGCGTCGGGTCCAGCACGAAATCATCCTGCTCCCAGCATTCGAACATGTCGGTCCAGCCCTGTTCGACATCGAAATAGCTGGAAACGCCGCTTTGGCGGTGGTGTTCGGGGATCATGTCGCCGGCGGCAAGCACCTTGAAATATTTCTTCAACAGCGGATGGCTGGCAATGGCGCGGCGCATCGACATTGCGGCTTCGATCTGGCGCTGAACGAATTCAAATCCTTCAAGCTCGACCTGCCGCCGACCCACATCGAGGCTGGCGATGATCTGGTAGTTTGGCGAGGTGGAGGTATGGGTCATGTAAGCCTCGTGGAAGCTTTGCTCGACCTCGCCCTTGAAATCCTGATCATTCACATGAATCATCGAGCCTTGCCGCAGGCTGGTCAGGGTTTTGTGGGTGGATTGCGTGGCATAAACCCGCACCCGCGCTGCGGGCGGCGCGATAAGGCGCGCGTCAAGCCAGTCTTCATCGCTTGCTGTCTCAAGCTCTTTTTGCTGGGCCTTGTAGGCGCGCGCATGGTCTTCTGTGCGCAGGCGTTTGCGCAGATCATTGGCCGTGCGCATCGCCGTGCGCTGGCGATAGGTGGGCGAGAAGCGCGCAAAGGCAAACCACGCCTCGTCCCACAAGAAAATCAGGTCGGGCTTGATGGCAAGACATTCTTCCATAACCCGTTCGACATTATAAACCAGCCCATCGAATGTGCAGTTGGTCAGCAGCAACATGCGCACACGGTCAAGCTTGCCCGCCGCCTTCAGGGCCAGTAGCTGGTGCTTGATTTCCCTGAGCGGCACGGCGCCATACATCGAATATTCATTCAGCGGATAGCTGTCGAGGTAGACCACCTCGGCCCCCGCAAGCACCATGCCGTAATGGTGCGATTTGTGGCAATCGCGGTCGACCAGCACAATATCGCCGGGCCGCACCAGCGCCTGCACGACAATCTTGTTGCAGGTCGAGGTGCCGTTGGTCGCAAAGAAGGTTTGCTTGGAGCCAAAGGCCCGGCTGGCAAGCTCTTGCGCCTCTTTGATGGGGCCGTGCGGTTCCAGCAAACTGTCAAGCCCGCCGGATGTGGCCGAGGTTTCGGCCAGAAAGATATTCGGGCCATAAAACGCGCCCATATCCTGAATCCAGTGGCTGCGGGTGATCGATTTGCCACGGCTGATGGGCATGGCATGGAACACGCCGGTGGGCTGTTTGGAATAGTTAACAAGCGCGGTGAAGAACGGGGTTTTGTTGCGCGCCGCTACACCGCGAAGGATGTTCAGGTGCAGCTCCATGAAGTCTTCCTGATTGTAGAAAACCCGCCGGCAAATGCCCAGATCCATGCCGGCAATGTCCTCAACCGAGCGTTCGGTGACCAGATAGGCATCAAGCTCGGGGCGCACGCGGGCCACAAGGCGGCACAGTTCGGGGCCATAATTTTCGGGGATGACATCGTCAATCCCGTCGGTATCGCGCATCCCGCTCAGATATTTGTTCAGAATTTCATTGGCGTTCCTGGATTTCAGCGTCAGGCCGGGGCGCACGACAATGGCCTGGATATTGTGGTTGAACAAAACCGCGATCAGCGCATCTTCAAGGCTTGGCACCACGACCGCCTCATAGGTGAACGGGTCTTCGGGGCGGCGCATTCGCGCGACATTGTTCTTGAGCCAGCGTTCCTGCTGCTCGTTCACACTGTCAACGATCAGAATCTCGAAATAGGGGCGGCTCATGGCGCGGGCTTCGGGCGAAAGCATCGCCTCGTCGTTATGCTCTTCCTCGTCCACAGAGTCGCGTTCCAGCGGTATTTCGCGCCGACGATAGGCGCCCGTGGTCAGCGCGCGTTTGACACGGGCCACGGCGAAGGCCAATTCTTCAAAATTGCCATGTTCGAACTGGCGGCGCATATGGTTGAAGGCGGCCATGCCGGGAAAGGCCCAATAGGCCTCGACCACACTGAGCGAGTCAAAAAGCTCGGCAATGCGGGCCTTGATGCCGGTGATCTTGCGCGCTTGCGTTTCACGCGTCAGCGCGCTCGAGGCTTCGCGCAGGCTGCTCCACCTGTCGGCGCGAAGCTGCGTGGCCGAGTAATAATCGCTTACAGATACCATAGCCGTTCTCCCATTTTTATTGGGCTGAACACCAGGATTATCTGCCGCGAGGGCGCCAGATGCCCGGTGCTAGCCGGTCGTTGCCTTGCCCATATAGGGCGATATTCCAAACCCCTGCACGGGGCGACGGTTCAGCGCCTCGGCCTCGGCTGTGGCGGGCACATCAACATGCAGACCCGCGCGGCTGCCTTGCGTTGGCACTTCGAGCGGGCCAAGCGATTGCAGATAGGCATCGGTGCCACTGCTGCGATCATAGACCGAAAAATCGGTCGAACGGTCGCGGAAGCTTTTCAGCACCTGACCAAGCCCTTTCAGGCCGGTTTCGCGCTGGCGGCGGACCATCGACAGATCCACCTCGATCGGAAACATATCTTCCTGCCCGGCCGATTGGTGCAGCACCAGCGATGTCGGGTCGACGATGCAGGATTTGCCAACCCCGCCCGCGCCCAAACCGTTGACATCGATCACATAGCACTGGAATTGCGCGGCGGTGGCGCGGGCAATGGCCAGTTCGGCGTCGCGGTCGGTCGTGCCGGTCAGCACGGGGTGCAGCAGCACTTCAACGCCTTGGCTGGTGAGCTGGCGCGTGGTTTCGGGGAACCACATGTCATAGCAGATCGACAGGCCGAAACGGCCTACATCCGGCACGTCGAACACACAAAAATCGGTTCCCGCGGCGATACCCGCCTCGTAAGGCAGGAAGGGGAACATCTTGGCGTAGCGGCGGATGATATTGCCATCGGGGTCGATCACCAGCGAGGTGTTGTAAACCCGGCCATCTTCGGGCGATGTCAGGAACATCGAGCCGGGGATAAGCCATATCTTGTGGCGGCGCGCCGCTTCGCAGAACCGGTTGATGGTATCATTTTCCGGTGCGAGCTTGAAGCGTTCCAGCGGGCCGAAGGGCGCCAACTCGCTGAACAGCACCATCTGTGTCCACGGGAAACGCGCCATCAGCACGTCGAGCCGTTGCATCATACCGTCGACATTGGGTTGAAGCGCGTTCACATACATCTGAACGCCAGCAATTGCGAATGGGGTCATTTTTCCAGCTCTCCAAGCTTGCAGAGCGGGCGAATGCAAATGCCATCGGTCTCTGTCAGGCGCATCTTCTACGCCCTATTGCCGGGAGGGGAAATAGCAGAAATGCACGGGCCTGCCGGGGTGAAATGCCCACAAAAGCCGGGCTTTTGATGCCGGAATGCTTGGAAAAGGGCGGGCCGTTTTTGCGTTGCTTCTGCTTCATGGTCAAAGCAGCTTTGCATGGATTTGCGCGGCTGCATAGGGCAGAGTCGACAAATAGGCGGCAGGAGCCACCAAACAGCCGGATTGCGCGGCAAATTGCGCAATAATTGGGAAAAATGACCAAACACACGCATTTTCAGCTAACGCTTCCGGTGCGCTTCCATTAGGCAAGATGCATGAAATTCGGTTTTCCCACTGCGCGCGCGGGCATGACGATTGGCCTGCTGGGCGGGTCTTTTGACCCGCCCCATAGCGGGCATGTGCATATTACCAGACAGGCGCTGCGCCGGCTGGGGCTTTCGCAGGTCTGGTGGCTGGTTTCGCCCGGCAATCCGCTTAAACCCAAGGGGCCACAACCAATGGCGCGGCGCTTGGCGGCGAGCCGCGCGATCATGCAGCACCCGCGCGTGAAAATCACCGATATCGAGGCGCGGCTTGGCACACGCTATACGGCCCAAACGCTGGCGCATCTGGTGGCGCTTTACCCCGCTGTGCGCTTTGTGTGGCTGATGGGGGCAGACAACCTTGTGCAGTTTCATCTGTGGGACCAATGGGAGGAAATAGCGCAGCGCGTGCCGATTGCGGTGCTGGCGCGCCCCGGCCAAAAACTGCGCGCCGGGCTTTCGCCTATGGCGCAACGCTTTGCGCGCTACCGAATGCCTTCGGCGCAGGCCGGTGCGCTGGCCTTGCGCGCGCCGCCGGCTTGGATATTGTTGGGGGGTCCGATGGTGGACCAGTCATCAACCCGGCTAAGGGCAGAAGGGCAGTGGACATAGCGGCGGATTTTGAAATGGAGCCAATGTGAAACGGCGCGATTTTCTGGGCGGCCTGGCTGCAACCCTTCCAATTGCCGCCTTTGGGCAGGGTATGCCCCGCCCCATCCCGCGCGCCGGACGACGGATTGCACCGCTGGAGCCGGGCACGATTCTCAATGCTTCGGGCCTTGGTGCGGTGACCAGCTATCTGGTGGTCGACCTGGCCACCGGGCAGGTGCGCGAGGCACATCAGCCAAATCTGGCGCTGCCACCGGCCTCGGTGACCAAGGCGCTGACCGCGCTTTATGCGCAGCGTTATCTGGGCGCGGGGTTTCGGTTTGACACCCGCGTGCTGGCCACCGGCGCGCTGAGCGGGAATACCTTGCAGGGCGACCTTGTTCTGCAAGGCTCGGGCGATCCGCTGCTGGATACCAACCGTTTGGCCGCACTGGTCGCCGAGGTGGCAAATGCAGGCATCCGGCGCATTTCCGGGCGGTTCATTCTGGTGGAAAATGCCCTGCCACATTTACAGAATATTGACCCCGACCAGCCACCGCAGGCGGGTTACAATCCGGGCATTTCAGGGTTGAACCTGAATTTCAACCGCGTCTATTTCGAGTGGCGCCGCGCCGACAATGGCTATGCGGTCAGCATGGATGCGCGTTCCAACAGGTTCAAACCCTTGGTGGATATGGCGCGGATGGAGGTGGTGAGCCGCCAGACGCCGATCTATACCTATCGGCAGGCCAATGGGCGCGAATTGTGGACGGTTGCGCGCCAGGCGCTTGGCAATGCCGGCGGGCGCTGGCTGCCGGTGCGTGACCCGGCGCTGTATACTGCGGATGTTTTTGCCGCCCTTGCCGCCACTTATGGCATTGCGCTGCCCGCCCCGCAGCGCGGCGGTGTGCCGCCCGGTGCGCGCAGCCTGGGCGAAAGCTTCAGCCCGATGCTGACCAATATTCTGGACGACATGCTGCATTATTCCACCAATATCACGGCCGAGGTGCTGGGGCTGCGGGCCAGCGCGGCCGCGGGGCGGGCGGCGGCGCAGCTAAGCCAGTCTGCGGCGGCAATGGGGCGCTGGGCTGAAAGCGTGGCGGGTGCGCCGGTCGGGTCTTATGAAAACCATTCCGGCCTTTCGGGAAATTCGCGCGCCTCGGCGCAAGATCTTGTGCGGATCATGCAAAGCAACGAGGCGCGGACAGGATTGCGCAGCATTCTGCGCGAAACCGAGCTGGTCGATGACAAAGGCAATGGCGCGCCGGTGCCGGGGCGGCAGGTTTTTGGCAAGACCGGCACGCTGAACTTTGCGCATGGGCTTTCGGGATTTATTGAACGCGACGGGCAGCAGCGGCTGGCCTATGCGATATTTGCCGCCGACATGGTAGCGCGCGCCAATGCCCCGAGCGAGGAAGAACGCCCGCGCGGCGCGCGCGCATGGCTTGGCCGCGCGCGCGAACAGGAGCAGGCATTGCTGCGCCGTTGGGCTATGC
This genomic window contains:
- a CDS encoding aminotransferase class I/II-fold pyridoxal phosphate-dependent enzyme, with product MVSVSDYYSATQLRADRWSSLREASSALTRETQARKITGIKARIAELFDSLSVVEAYWAFPGMAAFNHMRRQFEHGNFEELAFAVARVKRALTTGAYRRREIPLERDSVDEEEHNDEAMLSPEARAMSRPYFEILIVDSVNEQQERWLKNNVARMRRPEDPFTYEAVVVPSLEDALIAVLFNHNIQAIVVRPGLTLKSRNANEILNKYLSGMRDTDGIDDVIPENYGPELCRLVARVRPELDAYLVTERSVEDIAGMDLGICRRVFYNQEDFMELHLNILRGVAARNKTPFFTALVNYSKQPTGVFHAMPISRGKSITRSHWIQDMGAFYGPNIFLAETSATSGGLDSLLEPHGPIKEAQELASRAFGSKQTFFATNGTSTCNKIVVQALVRPGDIVLVDRDCHKSHHYGMVLAGAEVVYLDSYPLNEYSMYGAVPLREIKHQLLALKAAGKLDRVRMLLLTNCTFDGLVYNVERVMEECLAIKPDLIFLWDEAWFAFARFSPTYRQRTAMRTANDLRKRLRTEDHARAYKAQQKELETASDEDWLDARLIAPPAARVRVYATQSTHKTLTSLRQGSMIHVNDQDFKGEVEQSFHEAYMTHTSTSPNYQIIASLDVGRRQVELEGFEFVQRQIEAAMSMRRAIASHPLLKKYFKVLAAGDMIPEHHRQSGVSSYFDVEQGWTDMFECWEQDDFVLDPTRVTLAVGGTGWDGDTFKNDVLMDKYGIQINKTSRNTVLFMTNIGTTRSSVAYLIEVLVEIANELDELLDDASKMERLSFDRRVKNLTENFPPLPDFSRFHDAFRPDDITPEGDIRTAYYLSYDEKNCDYLELDGALHDLLEAGEEVVSASFIIPYPPGFPILVPGQVISREILAFMRALDVNEIHGYRADLGLRVFTAEALASLPRPAKPKPAAALKKD
- the dacB gene encoding D-alanyl-D-alanine carboxypeptidase/D-alanyl-D-alanine-endopeptidase, with amino-acid sequence MKRRDFLGGLAATLPIAAFGQGMPRPIPRAGRRIAPLEPGTILNASGLGAVTSYLVVDLATGQVREAHQPNLALPPASVTKALTALYAQRYLGAGFRFDTRVLATGALSGNTLQGDLVLQGSGDPLLDTNRLAALVAEVANAGIRRISGRFILVENALPHLQNIDPDQPPQAGYNPGISGLNLNFNRVYFEWRRADNGYAVSMDARSNRFKPLVDMARMEVVSRQTPIYTYRQANGRELWTVARQALGNAGGRWLPVRDPALYTADVFAALAATYGIALPAPQRGGVPPGARSLGESFSPMLTNILDDMLHYSTNITAEVLGLRASAAAGRAAAQLSQSAAAMGRWAESVAGAPVGSYENHSGLSGNSRASAQDLVRIMQSNEARTGLRSILRETELVDDKGNGAPVPGRQVFGKTGTLNFAHGLSGFIERDGQQRLAYAIFAADMVARANAPSEEERPRGARAWLGRAREQEQALLRRWAMLYC
- a CDS encoding carbon-nitrogen hydrolase family protein; the encoded protein is MTPFAIAGVQMYVNALQPNVDGMMQRLDVLMARFPWTQMVLFSELAPFGPLERFKLAPENDTINRFCEAARRHKIWLIPGSMFLTSPEDGRVYNTSLVIDPDGNIIRRYAKMFPFLPYEAGIAAGTDFCVFDVPDVGRFGLSICYDMWFPETTRQLTSQGVEVLLHPVLTGTTDRDAELAIARATAAQFQCYVIDVNGLGAGGVGKSCIVDPTSLVLHQSAGQEDMFPIEVDLSMVRRQRETGLKGLGQVLKSFRDRSTDFSVYDRSSGTDAYLQSLGPLEVPTQGSRAGLHVDVPATAEAEALNRRPVQGFGISPYMGKATTG
- a CDS encoding nicotinate-nucleotide adenylyltransferase, translating into MKFGFPTARAGMTIGLLGGSFDPPHSGHVHITRQALRRLGLSQVWWLVSPGNPLKPKGPQPMARRLAASRAIMQHPRVKITDIEARLGTRYTAQTLAHLVALYPAVRFVWLMGADNLVQFHLWDQWEEIAQRVPIAVLARPGQKLRAGLSPMAQRFARYRMPSAQAGALALRAPPAWILLGGPMVDQSSTRLRAEGQWT